A stretch of DNA from Vibrio sp. SS-MA-C1-2:
CAGGGTTAGGTTTACCTATAGCCAAGGCTATTATGAATGAGCATAATGGAGACCTAACAGTTAATTCAAATGGTAATATAACTGAATTTTTGTTTTCTTTTAAAATATTGTGATATGTGTTTATTGAAGAATTGATTGCTAGTTATTAAAGCATTCTAATCCTTCATTATAATTATTAAGATAGGAGTCTTATGATGAATAAATTCGTAGTAACTACATTATTACTTACATTCTCAAACTATGTGGTTGCCGATACAGCAATATCTCATGAAGAAGCTACAATGACTAAACATATAGATTCAACATTAATTCCAACTAAATTTATTACAGTTACATTAACGGATGAAATGAGAATAGAGTTTAAATCGAATGAGATAATCAGTTCTAATGATGTTGTTAAGTTTGTTATTACGAATATAGGGAAAATTAATCATGAATTTACCATTGGAACTGAACAGGAACAGCTTTCACATCGAGAAATGATGAAGCAGATGCCTCATCATATGCATGATTCTGAAAAAGCAGTAACACTAAAGCCTGGACAAACAAAGGTGCTAGTTTGGAGTTTTGTTGGTAGTGGTGATATTGAGTTTGCATGTAATATACCAGGACACTCTGAAAGTGGTATGTTTAAAAAGATAACTTATTAAGGAATACCGAAGTCACATCTATTATTAACTATATTTATTGTTTCGTTAATAATAGATATGACTTTATCTGAAGATATTTATTCTTTCAAGCATCTTTTGGATTGTATGTTCTACTTATCTAACACAAAACTGTGTCATCATTCCAGTATCCTCATGTTCTAGAATATGACAATGGGCCATATAGGGTGCATTTTTATCAGCTAACTCAGAAAACTTAACTAGAATTTGAGTCTTTCCTTTTACGACAACAGTATCTTTCCAACCAGTTAGGTAAGGAGGAATACTTTCATTATTCAATGAAATAACTCGAAATTGGCAACCATGGGCATGAAAAGGGTGTAACATCGTATCTTTACCTGTTGAGATTGTCCACAGTTCATAATCCCCTTTTTTAGCAGTAAACTCAATATGATCCATTGTAAAAGACCTACCATTTATACTATTTGCAACTTTTAATTCTTCTTGAGTTAGCCATTGTGTATT
This window harbors:
- a CDS encoding copper-binding protein gives rise to the protein MMNKFVVTTLLLTFSNYVVADTAISHEEATMTKHIDSTLIPTKFITVTLTDEMRIEFKSNEIISSNDVVKFVITNIGKINHEFTIGTEQEQLSHREMMKQMPHHMHDSEKAVTLKPGQTKVLVWSFVGSGDIEFACNIPGHSESGMFKKITY